The proteins below come from a single Diadema setosum chromosome 21, eeDiaSeto1, whole genome shotgun sequence genomic window:
- the LOC140244358 gene encoding monocarboxylate transporter 9-like has protein sequence MTRNRKYRVAESDNAATSSGSDRKRPPCHSFPLTTWRWIVLTGVHVCYVFMDGIPNSGGVFLVHWKEQFDASTAELSLVLSLQFVCYHLAGAVAGAAVHRFGSRPVVIAAGITSFTGIFLSSLAPSPLVLYITSGLLAGSGFGSTLNACTVSLAEYFPDNYGFAQSVASGGSSVGIVALPPLTQYLASQYGWRGTYLVLAGLAGNIIVCGMLLRPVGRFLTKAVAQPEGRMQLKQNGTENASTQFDGDQELADNGQCQSIDPEECEGAPAIGQDHIGQNHNQIGKANEEYGSSSGCKNGFIKLTSVRQPSLLQRLGNTTGFSFLFSHYRFTLIVIVIFFVGISFSAVVNSFVLSAIDRGISEQAASFLMSFFGIGSFGGKIVSGVVLGKNLMRITTIYILSVFGWGVSVMLLRAPSNYGGFIVVGLSVGLFSGINICTSPVIVKHVVGVDKLGRAFGVLMVFAGTGCLIGPVLAGAIFDATASFDIPFYSFGAVVTLGAFPLLFLGKLKRLEERHQRQNDRICHGDVAEGDEHPDAVTSDPHATDSRPNDQVTTDEEEKWESAV, from the exons ATGACCAGGAACCGGAAGTATCGCGTTGCCGAGTCGGACAATGCAGCTACCAGCAGCGGTTCGGATAGGAAGAGACCACCTTGCCACAGTTTTCCGCTCACCACGTGGCGATGGATCGTGCTCACTGGAGTCCATGTGTGTTACGTCTTTATGGATGGCATCCCTAACAGCGGGGGTGTCTTCCTTGTCCACTGGAAGGAGCAGTTCGACGCGAGCACGGCCGAGCTGAGCTTGGTACTGAGCCTCCAGTTTGTGTGTTACCACTTAGCAG GGGCTGTCGCAGGTGCGGCGGTACACAGGTTCGGGAGTCGACCAGTCGTGATCGCAGCAGGTATCACCAGCTTCACGGGCATATTTCTCAGCAGTCTAGCGCCCTCACCCTTGGTGCTCTACATAACGTCTGGTTTACTCGCTg GATCGGGGTTCGGCTCAACTCTCAACGCTTGCACGGTCAGTCTAGCGGAATACTTCCCTGACAATTATGGCTTTGCGCAGAGTGTGGCCAGCGGGGGATCCTCCGTTGGCATAGTCGCCCTACCGCCTCTTACTCAGTACCTGGCATCTCAGTATGGGTGGCGGGGAACTTACCTCGTGTTAGCGGGATTAGCGGGAAACATTATCGTCTGCGGAATGCTTCTCCGTCCAGTCGGCAGGTTCCTAACCAAGGCCGTTGCTCAGCCGGAAGGGCGGATGCAGTTGAAACAGAACGGTACCGAGAATGCATCCACGCAATTCGATGGGGACCAAGAGCTTGCCGATAATGGACAGTGCCAAAGTATAGACCCCGAGGAATGTGAAGGGGCGCCTGCTATCGGGCAGGATCACATCGGGCAGAATCACAATCAAATTGGAAAGGCCAATGAAGAATATGGATCGAGCTCAGGTTGTAAGAATGGATTTATAAAGCTGACGAGTGTTCGTCAACCCAGCTTATTGCAAAGACTCGGCAACACGACTGGATTCTCATTCCTGTTTAGCCACTACCGATTCACCCTCATCGTCATCGTAATATTCTTTGTTGGCATCAGCTTCTCCGCCGTCGTCAACAGTTTCGTTCTCAGCGCGATCGACCGGGGCATCAGCGAGCAGGCTGCGTCTTTCCTCATGTCTTTTTTTGGCATCGGAAGCTTTGGTGGGAAGATCGTCTCCGGAGTCGTTCTTGGGAAGAACCTAATGCGCATCACCACTATCTACATCCTGTCAGTTTTTGGGTGGGGTGTGTCGGTCATGCTGTTGAGGGCGCCCTCCAACTACGGTGGGTTCATTGTCGTCGGTCTCTCCGTGGGGCTGTTCAGCGGCATCAACATTTGCACCAGTCCTGTCATCGTCAAGCACGTTGTCGGGGTCGACAAGCTTGGAAGGGCGTTTGGCGTTCTCATGGTGTTTGCAGGAACTGGCTGCCTAATTGGACCGGTATTAGCAG GAGCAATCTTTGACGCCACAGCCAGTTTCGACATTCCCTTCTACTCTTTTGGCGCGGTCGTGACTCTGGGTGCCTTCCCGCTCCTCTTCCTGGGCAAATTGAAGCGTCTGGAAGAACGCCATCAGCGACAGAACGATAGGATCTGCCATGGAGACGTTGCCGAAGGCGACGAACACCCAGACGCAGTCACAAGTGACCCCCATGCGACGGACTCGAGGCCGAACGATCAAGTGACGACTGATGAAGAAGAGAAGTGGGAATCTGCGGTCTGA